One window from the genome of Chthoniobacterales bacterium encodes:
- the pheS gene encoding phenylalanine--tRNA ligase subunit alpha, whose translation MEAQIASLRTEALAAIEAAPTATELAAARVKYLGRAGAIPLLSEGMRTVPKESKAAIGKALNALRTDVTAALETREQTLAQAADAAALSEIDVTLPGIPPLNGSIHPLTQLLDRAVRIFRRMGFALADGPDIETEWHCFDALNTPSYHPARNEQDTFYLPDGRLLRTHTSTVQIRTMESETPPVRIIAPGAAYRRDEVDATHLAQFTQMEGLYVAPNVSLADLKGTLEFFFLELFGEGTAIRFRPHFFPFTEPSFEIDIQTAALGGKWMELAGCGMVDPAVFESICEKRGDRAYDPEKVSGFAFGFGLDRLAMNLTGISDIRMLVENDLRFLKQF comes from the coding sequence ATGGAAGCGCAGATCGCATCGCTTCGCACCGAAGCTCTCGCCGCCATCGAAGCGGCGCCCACTGCCACGGAACTCGCCGCCGCCCGCGTCAAATATCTCGGTCGCGCCGGCGCCATCCCGCTCCTCAGCGAGGGGATGCGCACCGTGCCGAAGGAATCCAAGGCCGCCATCGGCAAGGCGCTCAACGCCCTGCGCACCGATGTGACCGCCGCCCTCGAGACCCGCGAACAGACTCTCGCGCAGGCGGCCGACGCCGCCGCCCTTTCTGAGATCGACGTCACCCTGCCGGGCATTCCGCCCCTGAACGGCTCGATCCACCCGCTCACGCAGCTTCTCGATCGCGCCGTCCGCATTTTTCGCCGCATGGGCTTTGCGCTCGCCGACGGGCCCGATATCGAGACGGAGTGGCATTGCTTCGACGCGCTGAACACGCCGTCGTATCACCCGGCCCGCAACGAGCAGGATACGTTTTACCTGCCCGACGGTCGCCTCCTGCGGACCCATACCTCCACCGTGCAGATTCGCACGATGGAAAGCGAAACGCCCCCGGTGCGCATCATCGCGCCCGGCGCCGCCTACCGCCGTGACGAAGTCGATGCGACGCATCTCGCGCAATTTACGCAGATGGAGGGGCTCTACGTGGCGCCGAACGTCTCGCTGGCCGACCTCAAGGGCACCCTGGAATTCTTCTTCCTGGAGCTCTTCGGTGAAGGCACCGCGATCCGTTTTCGTCCGCACTTCTTTCCGTTCACCGAGCCCAGCTTCGAGATCGACATCCAAACCGCCGCCCTTGGTGGAAAATGGATGGAACTCGCTGGCTGCGGCATGGTCGATCCCGCTGTGTTCGAGTCGATCTGCGAAAAGCGCGGCGATCGCGCCTATGATCCGGAAAAGGTCAGCGGTTTTGCGTTCGGCTTTGGGCTCGACCGCCTCGCCATGAATCTCACCGGCATTTCCGACATCCGCATGCTTGTCGAAAATGACCTCCGGTTCTTGAAACAATTTTAG
- the pheT gene encoding phenylalanine--tRNA ligase subunit beta encodes MKISLSWLKEFVPVAESVAELDALLTRAGLEVASIETRGADFPKVVVGQILESTQHPNADRLSVTRVDDGSGHPRQIVCGAKNYKVGDKVPVALPGAVLPGDFKIKVGKLRGVESEGMLCSAKELRLAEDSEGLLILPADTPVGAPIAEIFPPETVLEIEITSNRPDWLSHVGIAREIAANTGAQLTAPVVIPAPTRVDATVARIDDSAGCPFYSVRRISGVKVGPSPDWLARRLEAIGLRPINNVVDVTNYVMMELGQPLHAFDAAKVAGGLVVRRAATDEKFLALDGREYSLRATDLVIADSAQALAIAGVMGGEESGVSESTTDILLESAYFEAPGVRGTARGLGLSSDSSYRFERGVNPAGVLAASERAAQWIADLAGGTLEESTATAGALPALQWTVCLRYARCRALLGVALADSEIDETLAKLGLEMKSGDAESAEWIVPAFRGDLTREVDLFEEVIRLVGIERVVGSVAAASAHASSADASYDAAMDVRRALSGMGFSEARTSTLVARPAGDSHRELRNPLGEEQSTLRPSLLGGLFGAVRRNVNHGASTARLCEVGRVFANAEEEEVLMVGFVATGPRAARTWRDAEAGDIDLFDLRGIIETLAPGAEFATIEDARFGLALEVRIGGFVAGVAGQLTPAAGRELDARKPVVAAELRMDALQAVRSAVRAFAPAPKFPGVTRDLAAVMPRSVGFGEVERVVKTAGEPLLAGLAPFDIFTDDSGVKLPADRKSLAFSLTFRSPERTLTTEEVNAACDRLRSRLRGELGIEFRE; translated from the coding sequence ATGAAGATTTCGCTCAGTTGGTTGAAAGAATTTGTTCCTGTCGCCGAATCGGTGGCTGAACTGGATGCGCTCCTCACGCGCGCCGGACTCGAGGTCGCCTCGATCGAAACGCGAGGCGCCGATTTTCCGAAAGTCGTCGTTGGCCAGATCCTCGAGTCGACCCAGCACCCGAACGCCGACCGCCTGAGCGTAACGCGCGTCGACGACGGCAGCGGCCATCCGCGCCAGATCGTCTGCGGCGCGAAGAACTACAAGGTCGGCGACAAGGTGCCCGTGGCATTGCCCGGTGCAGTGCTGCCCGGTGATTTCAAGATCAAGGTCGGCAAGCTGCGCGGCGTCGAGAGCGAGGGAATGCTTTGCAGTGCGAAAGAGCTGCGCCTTGCCGAGGACTCCGAAGGCCTGCTGATTCTTCCTGCAGATACGCCGGTCGGCGCGCCGATCGCGGAAATTTTCCCGCCAGAGACCGTGCTGGAAATCGAGATCACCTCGAATCGTCCCGACTGGCTCAGTCACGTGGGCATTGCGCGCGAGATTGCGGCCAATACCGGAGCGCAGCTCACGGCGCCGGTGGTGATTCCCGCGCCGACGCGCGTAGATGCGACCGTGGCGCGGATCGACGATTCTGCCGGATGCCCGTTTTACTCGGTGCGCCGCATTTCCGGCGTGAAGGTCGGACCAAGCCCCGACTGGCTCGCCCGCCGGCTCGAGGCGATTGGCCTGCGTCCGATCAACAACGTCGTCGACGTCACGAACTACGTGATGATGGAGCTCGGCCAGCCGCTGCACGCCTTCGACGCGGCCAAGGTCGCCGGTGGTCTCGTGGTGCGCCGCGCCGCGACCGACGAAAAATTTCTCGCGCTCGATGGCCGCGAATATTCCCTGCGCGCGACCGACCTCGTGATTGCGGATTCCGCGCAGGCCCTCGCCATCGCTGGCGTGATGGGCGGGGAGGAATCCGGCGTGTCCGAATCGACGACCGACATTCTTCTCGAGAGCGCGTATTTCGAGGCTCCCGGTGTTCGTGGGACGGCTCGCGGACTGGGGCTCAGCAGTGACTCGAGCTATCGTTTCGAGCGCGGCGTGAATCCGGCAGGCGTGCTTGCAGCCAGCGAGCGTGCGGCGCAATGGATTGCCGACCTTGCGGGCGGCACGCTGGAAGAATCGACCGCGACGGCCGGTGCGCTGCCGGCGCTCCAGTGGACGGTCTGCCTGCGGTATGCGCGTTGTCGCGCGCTGCTGGGCGTGGCGCTGGCAGATTCCGAGATCGACGAAACGCTTGCGAAGCTCGGTCTCGAGATGAAATCCGGCGATGCGGAATCCGCGGAATGGATCGTGCCGGCGTTCCGGGGCGACCTCACCCGCGAAGTGGACTTGTTCGAAGAGGTCATCCGACTGGTCGGCATCGAGCGCGTCGTTGGTTCCGTGGCTGCCGCGTCCGCGCATGCGTCGTCGGCGGATGCGAGCTACGATGCGGCGATGGACGTTCGCCGGGCGTTGAGCGGGATGGGCTTCAGCGAAGCGCGCACGAGCACTCTCGTTGCCCGCCCGGCCGGGGACAGCCACCGCGAATTGCGGAATCCTCTCGGGGAAGAGCAGAGCACGCTGCGGCCGAGTCTGCTCGGCGGCCTGTTCGGCGCGGTTCGTCGAAATGTGAATCACGGCGCGTCGACGGCGCGCCTTTGTGAGGTGGGCCGGGTGTTTGCGAATGCCGAGGAGGAGGAAGTTCTGATGGTCGGATTCGTGGCCACCGGCCCTCGCGCTGCCCGCACGTGGCGGGACGCGGAGGCTGGAGATATCGATCTCTTCGACCTGCGCGGCATCATCGAGACGCTCGCGCCGGGCGCGGAGTTTGCCACGATCGAAGACGCTCGCTTCGGTCTCGCCCTCGAGGTGCGGATCGGCGGATTCGTTGCCGGGGTTGCGGGGCAATTGACGCCCGCCGCCGGACGTGAGCTCGATGCGCGGAAGCCAGTCGTGGCCGCCGAGCTGCGAATGGACGCCCTGCAGGCGGTGCGATCGGCGGTGCGTGCCTTCGCGCCCGCACCGAAATTCCCGGGAGTGACGCGGGATCTGGCGGCGGTGATGCCGCGATCGGTGGGCTTCG